In Hylaeus volcanicus isolate JK05 unplaced genomic scaffold, UHH_iyHylVolc1.0_haploid 12237, whole genome shotgun sequence, the genomic stretch AGATATTGTCGAATTACGTTCAAGACGTAATTTATCCATTATTCTGGGTCATACACAAAGTCTTGCAGTTAATTTACACTGTAAATTATTGTCGCCTGCATTAAATTCTTCGTTGACTAATTGGCTCCAACAAAAGCAAAGCAAATATTTGGCAGTAGCCATTAATCCAGCCTGCAAATTAGCTATTCAAaggtaatttttgtacaaaatgaagaattatGTTCAAAGCTGCTTATTATAGACAGTCGATCGCAGCTTATTGCTTAAGTGCGTTCAACGTGGATTTGTTCAGTAAAAACATCagtagtaataatattattgcgTTATCAagcttaaaaaatttaaaagcgGAAACACATTATATGCCAGACCCCGTAACAAGAAAACCATCAAAACGAacttttaaagtacatttgatTATTGTACTAAGAAATGGATCATTAAAACATGAATTACAATGTTTAGATTGaacgaatttcttttgaaGAGACCCCCATGTCGTATAAATTCGATTATGAAGGTTCAGAAATAactttacttaattattttggTAAGTCCatcaaatttatacattttaatttggctatgtatgtacatattttagaaaaacggtataaaatctttttaaaacatcCTCGGGGACCATTGGTTCAAATGAGACcagcaaagaaaaaaacgttCATACCAGTGGAACTTGTCGAAATTTCTTATCAATACATGAAAAACATGGAAGAAGAGGATATTAAAACAGCAATGGCAACTTCAATGATTATGGATCCTGGTAGCCGTTTAAACtattgttcaaaaaaaaggcaacttttcgataaaaatcctGTCATGGAACATTTTAAATTAGGCATTGAAACAAAGCCACAAACATATAATGCTTTTATATTGAAACCTCCTTCTATTATGTATTCAAACGATGTAAGATAAGAgcatataaattttaagtattGCAAGAGGTTTACAAACGTAATGTATTGTGTTGCGTTttgaaaatagtaaattattaattatatttttgtttagtgtAAAGCACCTATTAAAGGTTCATGGAATTTGGAgcgaaaaaaacttttattaccAATTACATTGAATACCTTAATTATTGTAGCAATTAATACTCGTAATTTTGGTGAAGAGGAAGTGAAGCGATTTGCTGcaggtgaatttttttttttgttttgtttcaaataagtGTTTTTGGGGAATGACATTATTAGAATTTCTGCAAACGGCAAGATTACTAGGATTTAAAGGAACATTAACGTATAAAGTGATTTGGGCGACATTGAAAAATCTTGATACTGTAAAACATCAATTATCCAAAAAAACATCAACAGAGGTATGATTCAAAAGAGTACCCAATACTTTGCCTTGATAGACTTTTTTGCATGTAGTttgtcttatttattttaccatCTCAAGAGATTGATGCCTATGAAAACGTCAAAAACTCCTTTTACCCCTGTACGCCTGGTGGATGTGTGGTAGCACTTCAAACCCCCATCTTGAATCCCAGAAAACGACCCAGTACTGGACATTTTGCtaatattttatgcaaaatcaataagaaaatggtaaaaaaaatttttacagaattgtTTGAGCTATGTTGTACTTAGGGAGGAATTAATCATTCGTTATCTGGAAATTCGGAGACGACAAGTACCTTATTTGGTGCAAATAAATCATTTGCTATTGTGGCATATTCAATGCTTGCAAATAGTATTCCTTCTGGACCGAAATCAGAATTTGATGTGAAGGGTTGTGCACTTCTTGCATCTTTAAGTGGAAATGTTCAACATTTTAAGAGTGATTTTTGGGTACAGTTAtgcaatgaaacaaaaatggatGTTTTCAAAACTCGTTTAACGGCTTTGttcaaaaaaacatataaCTCCCCTAAAAAAAATTGGCCACAAAGACTTGTTGTTTTTCGTGAGGGCGTTCccgaaatgaaaaaggaagaaattgtTGCGGAGGAAGTGGCTTTAATCAAAAATTGCTATGAATTAGAAAGTTTGCCTGAGCCtgatataattgttttatgtGTTTATCGGATGCAAGCTGtaagattttttaatagtatcaGTTCAGCACCAGAGAACTCTAATATTCCACCTGGAACGGTCATCTATGAATCAGCTGTGGCGTCTGGAACTTGCCCTAATTTTGTGCTTGTAGCCCACGCTGGTTTAAAAGGAACTAGTCGTTGTCCTCGATATTATATTGTTCATGATGATTTAtctagtaaaaaaaaattaagtattatGTTTTGGATACAGTTCTGCCTCGAACAATGCTATTCGTATGAAGTGTACGTTTAATGTGCTTGCATCGATTTGCTGACTTTAAACCACGATTCTGTAGATGTCAAAGAGCTGTGTCTTATGTGGCACCATTGTTTTACGCGAAAAAGCTAAGTGATCGCGCATTTCTTCATGCCAAAACGTTGTTGCGTAGTTCACGAGTACGTTCCCTTCATATTGTCTTGGTTtttgtaattagaaaaaaattattatagacGAAAATTGACAGTCTACTAAAAGCTTCAAGTTTGAACACAGATGACAAAACAGTTCCGAGTATTTCCGAAGTTATACAAGCATctgtacaaaaaattaatacgcATCTTTCACACGTCAGAGAAGCTTCAAGtgatatgttttttatttaaaagaataaaattaaaatttattaaaaaaaaataactagtTGTTTTTTTGGCAGTAAGATTCATTAGCGTTTagcttttttctttgtaacttGAATGTtgtttaattcaaaaacgTCAAAGaactttttcatatattatgtGAAAACATTATGCACaaattcgttaaatgaaaaaaagaagtaaaagtGATGAAGAAACTACACCTAGAGGGACACAACATACGAAATAACACCACTACAAGAAGGAACAAAttaagaaacgtttcttttagaAACAAACACCTACTTGTGTTGGGCTTAATTCTGAGTTTTTCGTGGGAggatgaaaaattttgttttcgttaaaCTTATTtctattacataaattttgaagaaacaaCAAATGGTTGGAAAAAACTCAATCTTACATTGGTGTTGTTTTTGATTTATAAAGCTTCTTATGTGTATTGTTTTGATGTTGATTTGTGGGGAAAtggtgtatttttataaattggtTTAAAACTTTAGTTTCTTGCGAGGGCATACATGATCCTTTTGCACTctattgaaatgttaaaagatATCACTATATTGTTTTCGTAATGGTGAATGGTACATGTTTCGACTGATCCAGAGATGCAATGTCCTGAGCCtctctttctaatttttccTTGACCGACTGTTGAATTTGTTGCCGTTTCTTTTCGGTTTGCTCCGCAACCTTAAAAAAACCGTTgatacgaattaaaaaacagaaatctTACTTCCTCATCCAATTCTTCTTGTTCTTTCAAAGATTtcttgaaaaaagaaattaaaagtagtATGTGATTCTATGTTAAAATGTACTTTGTTCAATTGAGATGCCAGAGAATTCTGCATCTACAGCAAACAGACGACTTTTTTTTGAGaaacaaactaatttatttcattgcattCTTCAGGGCTTACCTTCCGTTTTTGCTCTTGTTCTGTTTGTTTCGTTGCAACTTCATTGGCAATTTCATCTAAATActtcttttcttcctcttgAGCTTTTTCCACCACTGCCTAAAAACAGTAGAAATTCTGTTTCGCTTTTGTTCATTAAAAGATGTTTAAAccttttccatattttcctTCGCCATTTCctattcaatattaattaaatagtattgtttttttcatattattaataccTTAGCATTCTCTCTTAAATTCTTCACATACTCCTTATCAGCTTGTTCTTCTTCCTgaagaaaacatgaaaatgacGACACCTACCATGTGTATACAATTTGGtcatacattattttccattgCTTCATCCTCTTCCTCACGTTGCTCCTATATATCcatttaaacaataatgaGATTTGAACGTACTATTCAGCTGACAAAAAAGGATACCTCACGTGTTTTTTCTTTGTGACGTTTCTGTAAAAACATGAAAGGTTATATTAtcgttttattataattatttcaaacatacCTCATTTTTCTCAACATCCGCCTCCAACttgaaaataacattaaagACAAGGACGCGTATGAATGAACCAATTTACCTTGTGTTCTTCTATTTCAGCTTCTTCTTTCTCCATAGCGTCTTCATTTAAAGATGCATCTTTAGCATATTCCTCAGCTTCGgcaacttttttttccttttgtcGCATTTAACAACATCACATACAACACTTTTTCAAGCACctacattattaattaatgttttcaaaattttctcaaCTTCCAGCAAGCTTTTCAACTTTGTTTCTGAAgtatttagttaattttttcgacaataaaaaaacgctTGCCTAATTTAGAGACGTCTGCAAGTTCATCTTGATATAATTTGGAGACGTTTACATTGTTTTGCAACGTTTTACGTTGAAAagcttttcttaaaaagtaaGGATGTTTCcttattttaaacattgtttcatgtttttta encodes the following:
- the LOC128884414 gene encoding uncharacterized protein LOC128884414 isoform X1; the encoded protein is MKNVIWILCAILLTSVQSANVVFIYPEISPAKPYYFSKYKYLPVKKHETMFKIRKHPYFLRKAFQRKTLQNNVNVSKLYQDELADVSKLETKLKSLLEVEKILKTLINNEKKVAEAEEYAKDASLNEDAMEKEEAEIEEHKLEADVEKNEKRHKEKTREEQREEEDEAMENNEEEQADKEYVKNLRENAKEMAKENMEKAVVEKAQEEEKKYLDEIANEVATKQTEQEQKRKMQNSLASQLNKKSLKEQEELDEEVAEQTEKKRQQIQQSVKEKLEREAQDIASLDQSKHSAKGSCMPSQETKVLNQFIKIHHFPTNQHQNNTHKKLYKSKTTPINKFNENKIFHPPTKNSELSPTQWCYFVCCVPLGVVSSSLLLLFFI
- the LOC128884414 gene encoding uncharacterized protein LOC128884414 isoform X3; the encoded protein is MKNVIWILCAILLTSVQSANVVFIYPEISPAKPYYFSKYKYLPVKKHETMFKIRKHPYFLRKAFQRKTLQNNVNVSKLYQDELADVSKLETKLKSLLEVEKILKTLINNEKKVAEAEEYAKDASLNEDAMEKEEAEIEEHKLEADVEKNEKRHKEKTREEQREEEDEAMENNEEEQADKEYVKNLRENAKEMAKENMEKAVVEKAQEEEKKYLDEIANEVATKQTEQEQKRKMQNSLASQLNKKSLKEQEELDEEVAEQTEKKRQQIQQSVKEKLEREAQDIASLDQSKHSAKGSCMPSQETKVLNQFIKIHHFPTNQHQNNTHKKLYKSKTTPINKFNENKIFHPPTKNSELSPTQV
- the LOC128884414 gene encoding uncharacterized protein LOC128884414 isoform X2, which produces MKNVIWILCAILLTSVQSANVVFIYPEISPAKPYYFSKYKYLPVKKHETMFKIRKHPYFLRKAFQRKTLQNNVNVSKLYQDELADVSKLETKLKSLLEVEKILKTLINNEKKVAEAEEYAKDASLNEDAMEKEEAEIEEHKLEADVEKNEKRHKEKTREEQREEEDEAMENNEEEQADKEYVKNLRENAKEMAKENMEKAVVEKAQEEEKKYLDEIANEVATKQTEQEQKRKMQNSLASQLNKKSLKEQEELDEEVAEQTEKKRQQIQQSVKEKLEREAQDIASLDQSKHSAKGSCMPSQETKVLNQFIKIHHFPTNQHQNNTHKKLYKSKTTPINKFNENKIFHPPTKNSELSPTQMLV
- the LOC128884413 gene encoding protein argonaute-2-like is translated as MSSKRGGYPSGGDCHGMRYQRGSRDSRGNCDSRGGRDFKEGRYGGNRDGNGRGNFKEFRGSDKPRGGMGGRQEILNVPQGKYNVASNQYILQLPKNAFVIYQNLVTIKDARSDTFKLLKEENEDILRSYLREKKVPFWDILPYDGENLLISSEPIKNPITTHKFSGKEYVVEIMYNNISYDISKILSEEKGNAEAVHCLSLILRMATRVTQTTPDAKRFLPENPSSSDIVELRSRRNLSIILGHTQSLAVNLHCKLLSPALNSSLTNWLQQKQSKYLAVAINPACKLAIQRQSIAAYCLSAFNVDLFSKNISSNNIIALSSLKNLKAETHYMPDPVTRKPSKRTFKIERISFEETPMSYKFDYEGSEITLLNYFEKRYKIFLKHPRGPLVQMRPAKKKTFIPVELVEISYQYMKNMEEEDIKTAMATSMIMDPGSRLNYCSKKRQLFDKNPVMEHFKLGIETKPQTYNAFILKPPSIMYSNDCKAPIKGSWNLERKKLLLPITLNTLIIVAINTRNFGEEEVKRFAAEFLQTARLLGFKGTLTYKVIWATLKNLDTVKHQLSKKTSTEFVLFILPSQEIDAYENVKNSFYPCTPGGCVVALQTPILNPRKRPSTGHFANILCKINKKMGGINHSLSGNSETTSTLFGANKSFAIVAYSMLANSIPSGPKSEFDVKGCALLASLSGNVQHFKSDFWVQLCNETKMDVFKTRLTALFKKTYNSPKKNWPQRLVVFREGVPEMKKEEIVAEEVALIKNCYELESLPEPDIIVLCVYRMQAVRFFNSISSAPENSNIPPGTVIYESAVASGTCPNFVLVAHAGLKGTSRCPRYYIVHDDLSSKKKLSIMFWIQFCLEQCYSYEVCQRAVSYVAPLFYAKKLSDRAFLHAKTLLRSSRTKIDSLLKASSLNTDDKTVPSISEVIQASVQKINTHLSHVREASSDMFFI